The following nucleotide sequence is from Bradyrhizobium roseum.
GGGTGGGCTGGCGATCGCCTCCATCGACAGCAGGTCCGGTCCCGGATCGTAAACAAAGGGTATCCCGAGCCGCGGGCAATAAGGCGGTTCGATGAACGACAGCTTTGCCCAGCACGAAGCGCAGACGCCCTCGCCATCGACCGGCTCGCGGCAGGACACGCACTGCGTCGGCAGCGCGATGTCGAGCGCGAGTTTTGGCAGATGCGCGAACGCATCGCGACAGGCGTTCAACGCGCCGCGCAGGTGGCTGGTGACGGAGCGTGGTGGTGATGCCTCGGCGTCCATGGGGGGAGGCTAGCGCCGGGGCGGGCGCGGCTCAAGCCGCAAGATGTTGTCACGCTACAACAGCATTTCGTTGTGCTGGCGTAATATCGCTCGCGCGCTGCGGGTCTCGCCGTGCTGGCTCGGCGCGATCGCATCATAGGCCAGCCGCATTTGGCGCGCTGCCGTCGCCGGCGCAACGGCGCCGATGCCAGTGCCAAGTCCCGGAACGAGCAAGGTCCGAATTGGCGTCTTCGTGCGTGCGTTGTGCGTCAGCACAGCAATCAACGCAGCCCGGAAGGCCAGATACACATTGACTGTCGCGCTGATGTTCGAGGGTATCCGCATCGTCGGCGCGCTAATCAAATATGGGATATAGTCGTGGCCGGTAGGCACGACTACGGCTTGCCCAACCGGCAGTTCGCCATAATGCTGCTCCGCGAGCAGGCCTTGCAGCGCTGTTTGAAGCTCCCACCCGAAATATTTCGAATACAGCAAGTCGATCCCACCATCCATGAAACCAAAGCTATTAGCCGGGCTAACGATGGCGTCCGCCTTGTGTTCGAAGATGTCGCCGCGAGATACGTGCACTTCGGGTACGTCGGCAAAAGCCTGTTCCCAAGCCTTGACGATGCCTGCATTGATGTCTCGAAGATGAACCGCGAGCATGAGGAATATCCGTATCCGTATGACAAAAGAATAGCGGTCCATCTGGCAGCTCTCAACCTCCGGATTGCCAGCGTAGGGCGGGCAGCGTACCAACCGGCATGGCTTCGAATCCGACCGCCGCGCCCATCCTGTTCGACCGCGCCTTGTTGCGCGCGCGGATGGAACGCGCGCGGCGTGGCGGACCAGCGACCTTTTTGCTCGATCGCATCCGGGAGGATTTTGAAGATCGGCTGCAGGCGGTGATGCGGAATTTTGCCGATGTCGCCGATATCTGGACGCCGGACGGATTGCTGCGAAAGCCGCTGGCCGATCGCTTCCAGTCGCTCACGCGCATCGATCCCGATCAATCGGAAGCGCTGCCGCTGCAACCGCTATCGCTCGATCTGGCCGTCTCGGCGCTGGCGTTCCAGTTTGCGAACGATCTGCCGGGCGTGCTGGCGCAAATCCGCCGTGCGCTGCGGCCCGACGGGCTGCTGCTGGCGGCGATGATCGGCGGCGATACCTTGACCGAACTCCGGCAATCCTTTGCCGCGGCAGAAGCCGAATGCGAAAGCGGGGTGTCGCCGCGCGTCGCGCCGTTTGCGGATTTGCGCGATGTCGGCGCGCTGCTGCAGCGGGCGGGGCTGGCGCTGCCGGTCACCGACGTCGATCGCGTGGTGGTCCGCTACGACAGCGCGTTTGCGCTGATGGCCGACCTCCGGCGGATGGGCGCCACCAATATCCTGATCGAGCGGCGGCGTACGCCGACCCGCCGCGCCACCATGCTGCGGATGGCGCAGATTTACGGCGAGCGATTTGCCGATGCGGACGGTCGCATCCGCGCGACCTTCGATGTCATCTGGCTGACCGGCTGGGCGCCGCATGAAAGCCAGCAGCAGCCGTTGAAGCCGGGGTCGGCGAAGGCGAGTCTGGAGGACGCAGTGAAGCGGAAGAAGTGATGCCTGTCATTGCCGGGCTTGACCCGGCAATCCATCCGCTTCTCGAAGAGTCTTTCGAAGATGGATAGATGCGCGGGTCAAGCCCGCGCATGACGATCGTGGGCGTTGCGCGCCCCGCTACATCAGCACATCGATCAAATGCGGAATCAGCGGAATGTCCGCCGGCGGCATCGGGTAGTCGCGCAGCCTGTTGGCGCGGACCCAGGCCAGTTGCTGGCCTTCGCGCGCGACGGCAAGGCCTTCCCAGCGCCGGCAGATGTACAGCGGCATCAGCAGGTGAAACGTCTCATAGGCGTAGCTGGCAAAGGTCAGCGGCGCGAGGCACGGCTCGCTGACCTCGATGCCGATTTCCTCGCGCAGCTCGCGGATCAAGGTTTGCTCCGGACGTTCGCCGGGCTCGACCTTGCCGCCGGGAAATTCCCACAAGCCCGCGAGCGCCTTGCCTTCCGGGCGCTGGGCGATCAGCACGCGCTTGTCGGCATCGACCAGCGCACAGGCGACGACGAGGGTGAGCTTGAGGTCGGCCATGCGACGCGCTCTCGCCTATGACCGGTAGTCGCCGTTGATTGCGACATATTCCTTGGTGAGGTCGCAGGTCAGCACGCGGTCGCGGCCCTTGCCGAGGCCAAGCGTGACCTTGATCTGGATTTTCGGGTTCTTCATCACCTCGGAAACCTCGGCCTCGTCATAGGACGGGTCGCGCGCGCCGCTTTTGGCGACGCGGATGCCGTTGAACGAGATCGATAGCTTGTCGCGGTTGGCCGGTTCGCCGGCCTTGCCGACCGCCATCACCACGCGGCCCCAATTGGCGTCCTCGCCGGCGATCGCCGTCTTCACCAGCGGCGAATTCGCAATCGACATCGCGATTTTTCGCGCAGACATTTTGGTGGTCGCGCCTTCGACGACCACCTCGACCAGCTTGCGCGCGCCTTCGCCGTCGCGGGCGACCTGCTCGGCGAGGTCGGCCAGCACGGCGTGGAACGCCCTGGTAAACGCCTTCAGCCTGGGATCGCTGGCGCGGCTGATCTTCGGTGCACCGTTGGCGGCGGCCGCGCCGGTCGCGAAGGCCAGTAGCGTATCCGACGTCGATGTGTCGCTGTCGATGGTGATGGCGTTAAACGTGTCCTCGACGCCGCCCTTGAGCAGCGACTGCAGCACGGCCGACGACAGCGGCGCGTCGGTGAAGATAAAGGACAGCATGGTTGCCATGTCGGGTGCGATCATGCCGGCGCCCTTGGCCATGCCGTTGATCGTGACCTTGGCCTTGCCGAGTTTCACGGTCGCGGTCGCCACCTTCGGAAAGGTGTCGGTGGTCATGATCGCCCTGGCGGCGTCCATCCAGTGGTCGGGCGTAGCGGCGTCCGCCAGCGTCGCCAGCACGCCGTCGAACTTGGTGGCGTCGAGCGGCTCGCCGATCACGCCGGTCGAGGCGAGGAACACGTCGGAGGTCGCGCAGCCGACCGCCTTCGACGCGATCTGCGCGGTCTGCGCGGTCGATTGCTTGCCGGTCTTGCCGGTGAAGGCGTTGGCGTTGCCGGAATTGACCACCAGCGCGCGGGCCTTGCCGCCTTTCAGCCTGGCGCGGCACCATTCGACCGGCGCGGAGGGGCATTTCGACTTGGTGAAGACGCCCGCGGCCGTGGTGCCCTTGTCCATCACGGCGAGCAGTACGTCGGTGCGGTTCTTGTAGCGGATTCCGGCGGCGGCGGTGGCGAGCTTGACGCCCGCAATCGCCGGCATGTCGGGAACATCGGTCGGGGCGAGGGGGGAGACGGCAGTGGACATGGAAGCACCTGTTCGGCCAGATCAAACCATAGCCGGACCAGCCCCGGCCATCGACGTCTTCAGGGCCGGTTAGCGACCCCCGGACATGAAACGGCCGGGCGCTTCGGCCCGGCCATAACGATGGTCAATACTATTGGTCTCGCTGAAGGAACAGCGATTTTTTACTTCTTCGCCGGCGGCGCCATCTTGGAATCCGACGGCTTCGGCGCGTCGGTCTTGGCGGCTTCGGCCGGCTTGTCCATGCGCTCGACCTTGGCGGTCTCGCGCAGCTTGGCGACGTACTCGGCCTGGGCCTTGCGCGTCACATAGGTCTCGATCTGGGCCTTGACCTGCTCGAACTCGGGGGCCTTGCGGGCGCGCTTTTCCTCGACCTTGATGATGTGCCAGCCGAATTGCGACTTGACCGGGTCGGAGATCTTGCCGGGCTCGAGCGTGAAGGCGACGGCGGAGAATTCCGGCACCATCTGCTCCTTGGTGAAGAAGCCGAGATCGCCGCCATCGGAGGCGCCCGGGTCCTTGGACTTTTTCTTGGCCAGTTCGGCGAAATCGCCGCCCTTCTTCAGCTCTTCGGCGATCGCCTTGGCCTCGTCCTCGGTCTCGACCAGGATATGGCGGGCATGGACTTCCATTTCGCCGGTGATCTGCTTGGAGGCCTCCTCATAGACCTTCTTCATGGCCTCGTCGGTGGTCGCGGCCTTGCCCTCGGTGGCGAGCAGGCTGTCCATCAGGAGGCGGCTGCGGGTGAAGGCCAGACGCTTCTTGAAATCCTCGGAATTCTCGACCTTCTTGTCCTCGGCGGCCTTGGCGACGATTCTCAGGTCGATCAGGAACGCCAGCACGTTGTCCTTCTTGGTCGCCGGGTCCATCTGCGCGAGGCTGGGGCCCAGTTCCTCTTCCGCGAGCGCCACGTCGCTCTGGCGTATCTCGACACCGTTAACCTTGGCGAGAACGGGGTTGTCCTGGGCACGAACCGGCAGGCCGGCGGCCAGAATCGCGGCCAGGCAGGCCGTCGTGGCCAGGGTGGCGAGGCCGAAACGCAGTCCGGTTTTCGTTTCCGGGAACGAGGTGGTCATGCAAAATCCTTGTCTTGAAGATGGGGGCGGCAAAGGCGGCGGGACACTCGCCCAATCATACGGCATTGGCAACGCGAAAAGTCTGTCAAAATGATGAATTCCTTGACAGATGGCTGCACGTTGACAAGGTCCGAACCCAGCCATATCTGTGCCGGAACCACCAGCGGCGATAGCGCTTATTTTGCTGCGTTTTTTGCCGTTGAACCTTGGATTGCCCGATTCCCACTCATTTGGCGGATGACCCCCGGTTCGGGGCGTTCGCCTCGATGCGTCACGGTGAGTTGATAGGCAACTTGGTGGACCACGTCGCGGTTGGTAACGCAAGTAACGGCAAAGGCAGGATTGGCATGATCGGCGCGCTCGCCCGCAAGTTTTTCGGCTCCGCCAACGACCGGCGGGTGAAGGGATATCAGTCCCGCGTCAACGCCATCAATGCGCTTGAGCCCGAACTCGTCGCGCTGTCCGACGACGCGCTGAAAGCCCGCACCGCCGAATTCCGCCGGCAGCTCGCCGACGGCAAGTCACTCGACGATATCCTGGTGCCGGCCTTCGCCACCGTGCGCGAGGCCGCCAAGCGCACCCTCGGCCAGCGCCATTTCGACGTCCAGCTGATCGGCGGCATGGTGCTGCATGAGGGCGACATCGCCGAGATGAAGACCGGCGAAGGCAAGACTCTGGTGGCGACGCTGGCGGTGTATCTCAATGCGCTTGCCGGCAAGGGCGTCCACGTCGTCACCGTCAACGACTACCTCGCCCGCCGCGATTCCGGCTGGATGGGCCAGATCTATTCCTTCCTGGGCATGACCACCGGCGTCATCGTGCACGGCCTCGACGACGCCGAGCGCAAGACCGCCTATGCCTGCGACATCACCTACGGCACCAACAACGAATACGGCTTCGACTATCTGCGCGACAACATGAAGTACCGCCTGGAGGACATGGTCCAGCGCGGGCACTATTACGCGATCGTCGACGAAGTCGACTCGATCCTGATCGACGAGGCGCGTACGCCGCTGATCATCTCCGGTCCGCTCGACGACCGCTCGGACTTCTACAACACCATCGACACCTTCATGCCGAAGCTGGAGAAGAAGACCGACTACGAGGTCGACGAGAAGCAGCGCACGGTGACGCTGACCGAAGGCGGCATGGAGAAGATCGAGACGCTGCTGCGCGATGCCGGCCAGCTCAAGGGCGAGTCGCTCTACGACGTCGAGAACGTCTCGGTCGTGCACCATGTCAACCAGGCGCTGCGGGCGCACTCGCTGTTCACCCGCGACAAGGACTATATCGTCCGCGACGACGAAGTCATCATCATCGACGAGTTCACCGGCCGCATGATGCCGGGCCGGCGCTATTCGGAAGGCCTGCACCAGGCACTCGAAGCCAAGGAGCACGTTACGGTCCAGCCGGAAAACCAGACGCTGGCCTCGATCACCTTCCAGAACTATTTCCGCATGTACGAGAAGCTCGCCGGCATGACCGGTACGGCCGCGACCGAAGCCGACGAACTGTTCGACATCTACAAGCTCGAGGTCCTGGAAATCCCGACCAACGTGCAGGTCGCGCGTCTCGACGAGGACGACGAGGTCTACCGCACCCAGGGCGAGAAATACGCGGCGATCCTGGCCGAGATCGAACGGGCCAACGCGCGGATGCAGCCGGTGCTGGTCGGCACCGCCTCGATCGAGAAGTCGGAAGTGCTGGCCGAGTATCTCAGGAAGAACGGCTACAAGCAGATCGATTTCGGCGCGGAACACGGCATGGAGAAGCTCTACGCCGCGGCGCGGGCGGGCAAGCCGGCAAAACTGTTCGCGGTGCTGAACGCGCGCTTCCACGAACAGGAAGCCTACATCGTCGCCGAAGCCGGTGTGCCCGGCGCGATCACGATTGCCACCAACATGGCCGGCCGCGGTACCGACATCAAGCTCGGCGGTTCGCTGGAGATGCGGATCCAGCAGGAGACCGGCAACATCACCGACGAGGCTGAGAAGGCCAGGAAGATCGAGCAGATCAAGGCTGACATCGAGCGCTTCCGCGAGATCGTGCTGAAGGCGGAGGAAACGGTCGAGATCGAGCCCGCCAAGGGCTCCAAGCCGGCCAAGACCATTACCAAGCCAGGCGGCCTCTACATCATGGGCTCGGAGCGGCATGAATCCCGCCGCATCGACAACCAGCTTCGCGGCCGTGCCGGCCGTCAGGGCGACCCCGGCCGCTCAAAATTCTTCCTGTCGCTGGAAGACGATCTGATGCGGATCTTCGGCTCCGACCGTCTCGACAGCATGCTGCAGCGGCTCGGCCTCAAAGAGGGCGAGGCCATCATCCATCCCTGGATCAACAAGGCGCTGGAGAAGGCGCAGCAGAAGGTCGAGGCCCGAAACTTCGACATCCGCAAGAACCTGCTCAAGTTCGACAACGTCCAGAACGACCAGCGCAAGGCGATCTTCGACCAGCGCATCGACCTGATGAAGGACGACAGCGTCGCCGAGACCGTGACCGACATGCGTCATTCCTTCATCGACGACGTCGTCGCCAAGCACATTCCCGAGCATGCCTATGCCGAGCAGTGGGATACGGCTGGGCTGAAGGAAGAGTTGAAGCGCGTGCTCGACGTCGATCTGCCGGTTGACGAATGGGCCAAGGAAGAGGGCATCGCCGACGAGGAACTGCTGTCGCGGATCGAGAAGAACGTCGACGAGCGCATGGCGGCCAAGGTCGCACAGTGGGGCCCCGACGTGATGCGCTACGTCGAAAAGACCATCCTGCTGCAGACGATGGACCATCTCTGGCGCGAGCACCTGATCATGCTCGACCATTTGCGCCAGGTGATCGGCCTGCGCGGTTACGGCCAGCGCGATCCGTTGCAGGAGTACAAGCTCGAGGCCTTCAACCTGTTCGAGACGATGGGCGCGCATCTGCGCGAGGCAGTGACCGCGCAGCTGATCCGCGTCGAGATCGTGCCGCCGGAAGAGCAGCAGCCGGTGCTGCCGCCGATGGAAGCGCACAAGCTCGATCCGAACACCGGCGAAGACGAGATGGCGTTCGCCGGCGCCTCGCTGGTGCCGGATGCCACCGCCGCCGCCCGCGACCCGAAGAACCCAGCCAGCTGGGGCAAGGTCGGCCGCAACGAGGATTGCCCGTGCGGGTCGGGGAAGAAGTACAAGCACTGCCACGGCAGATATGCCTGACCGCCGGTGCCGGCTCTCGAGCCGGCGCCGCAGGCGAACACCCTGTCCGGCAGCGAGCCGGACATCAGCCAGGTGCAGGCCTCAATTCGAGCTGTCGATCAGGCTTTCCAGCAGCCGCTTGAGTTCGCTGGTCGGCTTGTCGCCGTAGCTTTCCAGGATGTGCTCCTCCTGGCTCACGGCCAGGGAATTCAGCCGCTTGCTCAGCGCCTTGCCGCGGTCGGAGACGTACATCAAGACCTTGCGGCGGTCCTTGGGGTCCTGAACGCGGTAGACCAGCGCGTCCGACACCATGCGGTCGACCATCTTGGTCAGGGTCGGATGGTTGAGGAGCACGGCGTCCGCCAGTTCCCCCATGGAATGCCCTTTGCCGTCGGACAGCACCTTGAGGATGCGCCACTGCTCGACAGGTACGCCTTCCTTGCTCAGCCGCATCTCCAGCTGCCGGTTGATCTCCCGGTTGGCTTGCGCGAGCAGATAGGCGAGATGTTCGGTGATGGGGGAGTTGTCTTTTGGCGGTTTGGCCACGGTTGAGACTTCGTCTTGATCCAAATGAGTGAATGTCCGGCAGCGAATGCCGTTTCTATATGCACTTCAATTGTTGAATATTCAATATTTTCCAATAGGATATTTCACCAACTAACAAGGGCGGATGCCGCGGCCGCCTGCTGGATGCGTTCAGGTCTGGTGCCAGACAGGAGTTGGCGTGCCTTCGACGGAAAACTTCCCGGCTGCCGGCGGGTCTGCGTTTCCGCCGTCTTTGCTGTTGAGGAATTTGGCGTCGCCGGCGGTCGATCGCGCGTTGTCACCGGATGACCGTACCTTCGGGCGGCGTGGCGCGCGCAACAAGCTTCGTGTCGGCGGCTTCATCTGTTGCACCGGCTCACCCGGGGTTTGGGGGCCGTGCGCCACCAGCAGCGCGCAGTTGGCGGTCGCCGAGATCAACAGGCGTGGCGGCGTGCTTGGGCGCGAGATCGAACTGTCGATCTACGATGCCGGCGGGCCGATCGACGAAGTCGTGGACCGTGCCGAACAGGCCATTGCTTTCGACGAAGTCGACGTGATCGTCGGGCTGCACACCAGCGCGGTGCGTGTCGCGCTGCGCGATGTTATCACCCGCAACCGGATTCCCTACATCTACACACCTGTCTACGAGGGCGGCGAGCGGACGCCGGGCGTCATCGCGATCGGCGAGACGCCGCGTTTTCAAAGCCGGCCGTCGATCCACTGGCTTGCCGAGGCCAAGAAGGCTTCGCGCTGGTACCTGATCGGCAGCGATTACGTCTGGCCGTGGCATTCGCATCGCGCGGTGAAGAGATACATCGCCGAGACCGGCGGACGGGTGGTCGGCGAAGAGTTCGTTCCCCTCGGCGAGGACAATCATGAGCCGCATCTGGCGCGCATTCGTGCCGCCAAACCCGACGTCGTGCTGATCTCGCTGATCGGCACCGACAGCATCACCTTCAACCGCGCCTTCGGTGAATGCGATCTCGGCGCCACCACGCTGCGGCTGGCCGGCGCGATGGATGAGACCGTGCTGCTCGGCATCGGCGCCGACAACAGCGAGAACCTGTTCTGTGCTTCCGGCTATTTCCCCGGCATCGCTTCGCGCGCCAATGATGACTTCCAGAGCCGATATCGCACGATGTTCGGCCCGAATGCCCCGCCGATCGGCTCACTTGGTCAATCCAGTTATGAGGGGCTCTGCCTCCTCGAAGCCGCGGCCAATCAGGCAGGCACGCTGACGGTCGGGCCGTTGCTCACGGCCGCGCGCAATCTCGTCTATCGCGGCGCCCGCGGTTCCGTCGCGATCCGCAATGGCCACGCCCGGATGCCGATGTATCTCGCCGAGGCCGACGGGCTCGACTTCAAGCTGATCAAGCCGATCTGACGACGGGCCATGTACCGCAGGTGGGTGCTTTCAAAATAATGCTTGAAAAGGAAAATATTTCCGTTTTCAATACCGCGGTGATGGCTGCGCCGGACATCAGGTCGATCGAGGTGCCGCGCAGAGGGACTCAAAGCTTCAGGAGAAGGCCGTGTCAGTCGCCCTACCAACCCCAATGCAACTTCGCGCGGTCGCCGAGCAGTGCGGCCTGTCGCTGACTGAGGAAGACGTCGCCTCGTTCCGCGGCCTGATGCAGGGCTCGATCGATGCCTACAATCTGGTGGCGGCGATGCCCGACGAGGTGCCGGAAGTGAAATATCCGCGTACGCCGGGCTACCGGCCGTCTCCCGAGGAGAATCCGCGCAACGCCTGGTACCGCAAATCGATCGTGAAGGGGGCGGCCTCCGGCAAGCTCAAGGGCAAGACCGTCGCCCTGAAGGACAACATCATGCTGGCCGGCGTGCCGATGATGAACGGGTCGGCCACGCTGGAAGGCTACGTGCCCGATTTCGACGCCACCATCGTCACGCGGATGCTCGATGCGGGCGCCGAGATTCTCGGCAAGGTGCACTGCGAATCCTTCTGCATGTCGGGCGGCAGCCACACCAACGCGGTTGGGCCTGTGCACAATCCGCACAAGATGGGCTATTCGGCCGGCGGCTCGTCCTCGGGTAGCGGCGTCGTCGTCGCGCTCGGCGAAGTCGACATGGCGATCGGCGGCGACCAGGGCGGTTCGATCCGCATGCCGTCGTCGTTCTGCGGCACCTACGGCATGAAGCCGACCTGGGGGCTGGTTCCCTACACCGGGATCATGCCGATCGAAATCTTCGTCGATCATACCGGGCCGATGACGGCCACGGTCGCGGACAACGCGCTGCTGCTGGAGGTGCTCGCCGGCGACGACGGCTACGATCCGCGCATCAAGGCGCCGAAAGTCGAGGAATACACCAAGGCGATCGGCGCCGGCGCCAAGGGCATGAAGATCGGCATCCTCAAGGAGGGTTTTGAACAGCCGAACGCGGAAACGGCCGTCAATGAAAGCGTGCGGGAGGCCGCCAAGCGGTTCAAGGATCTCGGCGCCTCCGTCGAGATGGTGTCGATCCCGATGCACCTGACCGGGCCGGCGATCTGGACGCCGATCGGCACTGAGGGCATGACGCAGACCATGATGTATGGCGACGGCTACGGCCTGAGCCGCGGCGATCTCTATTCGACGTCGCTGATGGATTTCCATCGCGGCTGGCGGCGGCAGGCCGACTCGCTGTCGGAAACCACAAAACTGTTTCTGCTGCTCGGCACCTACATCAACAACAATTTTGGCCCGCGCTACTACGGCAAGGCGCTCAACATCTCCCGCCGGCTGACCGCCGCCTATGACAAGGCGTTCAAGGACTATGATCTCTTGCTGCTGCCGACGACGCCGATGAAGGCGACGCCGCTGCCGCCGGCCAATGCAAGCCGCGAGGACTATGTGGCCCGCGCGCTGGAAATGATCTCCAACACCGCGCCGTTCGATATCACGCATCATCCGGCGATGTCGGTGCCCTGCGGCATGGTCGACGGCCTGCCCGTCGGGATGATGCTGGTCGGCCGCATGTTCGAGGAATCGACGATCTATCGCGCCGCGCATGCCTTCG
It contains:
- a CDS encoding macro domain-containing protein, producing the protein MDRYSFVIRIRIFLMLAVHLRDINAGIVKAWEQAFADVPEVHVSRGDIFEHKADAIVSPANSFGFMDGGIDLLYSKYFGWELQTALQGLLAEQHYGELPVGQAVVVPTGHDYIPYLISAPTMRIPSNISATVNVYLAFRAALIAVLTHNARTKTPIRTLLVPGLGTGIGAVAPATAARQMRLAYDAIAPSQHGETRSARAILRQHNEMLL
- the argJ gene encoding bifunctional glutamate N-acetyltransferase/amino-acid acetyltransferase ArgJ codes for the protein MSTAVSPLAPTDVPDMPAIAGVKLATAAAGIRYKNRTDVLLAVMDKGTTAAGVFTKSKCPSAPVEWCRARLKGGKARALVVNSGNANAFTGKTGKQSTAQTAQIASKAVGCATSDVFLASTGVIGEPLDATKFDGVLATLADAATPDHWMDAARAIMTTDTFPKVATATVKLGKAKVTINGMAKGAGMIAPDMATMLSFIFTDAPLSSAVLQSLLKGGVEDTFNAITIDSDTSTSDTLLAFATGAAAANGAPKISRASDPRLKAFTRAFHAVLADLAEQVARDGEGARKLVEVVVEGATTKMSARKIAMSIANSPLVKTAIAGEDANWGRVVMAVGKAGEPANRDKLSISFNGIRVAKSGARDPSYDEAEVSEVMKNPKIQIKVTLGLGKGRDRVLTCDLTKEYVAINGDYRS
- a CDS encoding methyltransferase domain-containing protein → MASNPTAAPILFDRALLRARMERARRGGPATFLLDRIREDFEDRLQAVMRNFADVADIWTPDGLLRKPLADRFQSLTRIDPDQSEALPLQPLSLDLAVSALAFQFANDLPGVLAQIRRALRPDGLLLAAMIGGDTLTELRQSFAAAEAECESGVSPRVAPFADLRDVGALLQRAGLALPVTDVDRVVVRYDSAFALMADLRRMGATNILIERRRTPTRRATMLRMAQIYGERFADADGRIRATFDVIWLTGWAPHESQQQPLKPGSAKASLEDAVKRKK
- a CDS encoding peptidylprolyl isomerase, whose amino-acid sequence is MTTSFPETKTGLRFGLATLATTACLAAILAAGLPVRAQDNPVLAKVNGVEIRQSDVALAEEELGPSLAQMDPATKKDNVLAFLIDLRIVAKAAEDKKVENSEDFKKRLAFTRSRLLMDSLLATEGKAATTDEAMKKVYEEASKQITGEMEVHARHILVETEDEAKAIAEELKKGGDFAELAKKKSKDPGASDGGDLGFFTKEQMVPEFSAVAFTLEPGKISDPVKSQFGWHIIKVEEKRARKAPEFEQVKAQIETYVTRKAQAEYVAKLRETAKVERMDKPAEAAKTDAPKPSDSKMAPPAKK
- a CDS encoding substrate-binding domain-containing protein encodes the protein MPSTENFPAAGGSAFPPSLLLRNLASPAVDRALSPDDRTFGRRGARNKLRVGGFICCTGSPGVWGPCATSSAQLAVAEINRRGGVLGREIELSIYDAGGPIDEVVDRAEQAIAFDEVDVIVGLHTSAVRVALRDVITRNRIPYIYTPVYEGGERTPGVIAIGETPRFQSRPSIHWLAEAKKASRWYLIGSDYVWPWHSHRAVKRYIAETGGRVVGEEFVPLGEDNHEPHLARIRAAKPDVVLISLIGTDSITFNRAFGECDLGATTLRLAGAMDETVLLGIGADNSENLFCASGYFPGIASRANDDFQSRYRTMFGPNAPPIGSLGQSSYEGLCLLEAAANQAGTLTVGPLLTAARNLVYRGARGSVAIRNGHARMPMYLAEADGLDFKLIKPI
- a CDS encoding (deoxy)nucleoside triphosphate pyrophosphohydrolase — its product is MADLKLTLVVACALVDADKRVLIAQRPEGKALAGLWEFPGGKVEPGERPEQTLIRELREEIGIEVSEPCLAPLTFASYAYETFHLLMPLYICRRWEGLAVAREGQQLAWVRANRLRDYPMPPADIPLIPHLIDVLM
- the secA gene encoding preprotein translocase subunit SecA, whose protein sequence is MIGALARKFFGSANDRRVKGYQSRVNAINALEPELVALSDDALKARTAEFRRQLADGKSLDDILVPAFATVREAAKRTLGQRHFDVQLIGGMVLHEGDIAEMKTGEGKTLVATLAVYLNALAGKGVHVVTVNDYLARRDSGWMGQIYSFLGMTTGVIVHGLDDAERKTAYACDITYGTNNEYGFDYLRDNMKYRLEDMVQRGHYYAIVDEVDSILIDEARTPLIISGPLDDRSDFYNTIDTFMPKLEKKTDYEVDEKQRTVTLTEGGMEKIETLLRDAGQLKGESLYDVENVSVVHHVNQALRAHSLFTRDKDYIVRDDEVIIIDEFTGRMMPGRRYSEGLHQALEAKEHVTVQPENQTLASITFQNYFRMYEKLAGMTGTAATEADELFDIYKLEVLEIPTNVQVARLDEDDEVYRTQGEKYAAILAEIERANARMQPVLVGTASIEKSEVLAEYLRKNGYKQIDFGAEHGMEKLYAAARAGKPAKLFAVLNARFHEQEAYIVAEAGVPGAITIATNMAGRGTDIKLGGSLEMRIQQETGNITDEAEKARKIEQIKADIERFREIVLKAEETVEIEPAKGSKPAKTITKPGGLYIMGSERHESRRIDNQLRGRAGRQGDPGRSKFFLSLEDDLMRIFGSDRLDSMLQRLGLKEGEAIIHPWINKALEKAQQKVEARNFDIRKNLLKFDNVQNDQRKAIFDQRIDLMKDDSVAETVTDMRHSFIDDVVAKHIPEHAYAEQWDTAGLKEELKRVLDVDLPVDEWAKEEGIADEELLSRIEKNVDERMAAKVAQWGPDVMRYVEKTILLQTMDHLWREHLIMLDHLRQVIGLRGYGQRDPLQEYKLEAFNLFETMGAHLREAVTAQLIRVEIVPPEEQQPVLPPMEAHKLDPNTGEDEMAFAGASLVPDATAAARDPKNPASWGKVGRNEDCPCGSGKKYKHCHGRYA
- a CDS encoding MarR family winged helix-turn-helix transcriptional regulator, which produces MAKPPKDNSPITEHLAYLLAQANREINRQLEMRLSKEGVPVEQWRILKVLSDGKGHSMGELADAVLLNHPTLTKMVDRMVSDALVYRVQDPKDRRKVLMYVSDRGKALSKRLNSLAVSQEEHILESYGDKPTSELKRLLESLIDSSN
- a CDS encoding amidase, with product MSVALPTPMQLRAVAEQCGLSLTEEDVASFRGLMQGSIDAYNLVAAMPDEVPEVKYPRTPGYRPSPEENPRNAWYRKSIVKGAASGKLKGKTVALKDNIMLAGVPMMNGSATLEGYVPDFDATIVTRMLDAGAEILGKVHCESFCMSGGSHTNAVGPVHNPHKMGYSAGGSSSGSGVVVALGEVDMAIGGDQGGSIRMPSSFCGTYGMKPTWGLVPYTGIMPIEIFVDHTGPMTATVADNALLLEVLAGDDGYDPRIKAPKVEEYTKAIGAGAKGMKIGILKEGFEQPNAETAVNESVREAAKRFKDLGASVEMVSIPMHLTGPAIWTPIGTEGMTQTMMYGDGYGLSRGDLYSTSLMDFHRGWRRQADSLSETTKLFLLLGTYINNNFGPRYYGKALNISRRLTAAYDKAFKDYDLLLLPTTPMKATPLPPANASREDYVARALEMISNTAPFDITHHPAMSVPCGMVDGLPVGMMLVGRMFEESTIYRAAHAFEQIGDWKKM